From one Halosimplex rubrum genomic stretch:
- a CDS encoding bifunctional nuclease family protein: MATHEATVEGVGVGVGDDGPGHPVVLLRVREELVPIFVSADQAQSMQHALDGTPFERPLTHDLFVDMVAEFGAAIDRIRIDDLADGTFYAKIDTEQYGDEGRSEMVFDARPSDGIALALRVDCPIIVSDEVIDEAGRDPDELGFVDEEEARREHDLGEESFEFDDEDDDPGFGDDDPF, encoded by the coding sequence ATGGCAACTCACGAGGCCACGGTCGAGGGCGTCGGCGTGGGCGTCGGCGACGACGGCCCGGGCCACCCGGTCGTGCTGCTGCGGGTCCGCGAGGAACTGGTCCCCATCTTCGTCAGCGCCGACCAGGCCCAGTCGATGCAACACGCCCTCGACGGGACGCCCTTCGAGCGCCCGCTCACCCACGACCTGTTCGTCGACATGGTCGCCGAGTTCGGCGCCGCCATCGACCGCATCCGCATCGACGATCTGGCCGACGGCACGTTCTACGCGAAGATCGACACCGAGCAGTACGGCGACGAGGGGCGCTCGGAGATGGTCTTCGACGCCCGGCCCAGCGACGGCATCGCGCTCGCCCTGCGCGTCGACTGTCCCATCATCGTCTCCGACGAGGTGATCGACGAGGCCGGCCGCGACCCCGACGAACTCGGCTTCGTCGACGAGGAGGAAGCCCGCCGCGAACACGACCTCGGCGAGGAGAGCTTCGAGTTCGACGACGAGGACGACGATCCCGGCTTCGGCGACGACGACCCGTTCTGA
- a CDS encoding amphi-Trp domain-containing protein codes for MPEKVLFKSETDQTREEIASYLRSVADKLDRGEAVTLKSGSESVTMEPPARPTFEVKAEREGPTDGSGELSIEFELEWDENAGGDGGGSGQLEIE; via the coding sequence ATGCCTGAAAAAGTCCTGTTCAAATCCGAGACCGATCAGACCCGAGAAGAGATCGCGTCGTATCTTCGTAGTGTCGCTGATAAACTCGACCGAGGAGAAGCGGTCACGCTGAAATCCGGTTCCGAATCGGTGACGATGGAGCCGCCAGCCCGCCCGACGTTTGAGGTCAAAGCCGAACGCGAGGGACCGACGGACGGGTCCGGCGAACTGAGCATCGAGTTCGAACTCGAATGGGACGAGAACGCCGGTGGGGATGGCGGTGGCAGCGGCCAATTAGAGATCGAGTGA
- a CDS encoding DUF7109 family protein, translated as MSLVADELAGVVDLFGGLTRAELRRALEELAYKRGEEPDADAVAAAVEAAVESYHLVPVERDEVTLLVAGPTAFPTLPEHAEDLPHIMDVQDRSVDRETAAVAARDRLDAQAVEVAEAGDADRADELVEVCYDLETWAAIDTAELRERLDDV; from the coding sequence ATGAGTCTCGTCGCCGACGAACTCGCCGGTGTGGTCGACCTCTTCGGGGGACTGACTCGGGCGGAACTGCGCCGCGCGCTCGAAGAGCTGGCGTACAAGCGCGGCGAGGAGCCCGACGCCGACGCCGTCGCCGCGGCCGTCGAGGCGGCCGTCGAGAGCTATCACCTCGTGCCCGTCGAGCGCGACGAGGTGACCCTGCTCGTCGCCGGGCCGACGGCCTTCCCGACGCTGCCCGAGCACGCGGAGGACCTCCCGCACATCATGGACGTGCAAGACCGGTCGGTCGACCGCGAGACCGCCGCGGTCGCCGCCCGCGACCGCCTCGACGCCCAGGCGGTCGAGGTCGCCGAGGCCGGTGACGCCGACCGCGCCGACGAACTCGTCGAGGTCTGTTACGACCTCGAGACGTGGGCCGCCATCGACACCGCGGAACTGCGCGAGCGACTCGACGACGTGTGA
- a CDS encoding NUDIX hydrolase, whose amino-acid sequence MDLSRVRERDPVGLPAEGSRADGSDRLTGEEREAAVLAPVVTRDGADHVLFTKRADHLPDHPGQMSFPGGGREPEDADLLATALREADEEVGLRPDEAEVVGRLDDIRTITDYLVRPFVARVADREYLPGDGEVAEVAVLPVAGLVDPDNYESERRDHPHYGEIRLHFFRVDGFTVWGATANMLVQLLELTTDWDLPPEPDRTVDADVDLPG is encoded by the coding sequence ATGGACCTGTCGCGGGTGCGAGAGCGTGACCCGGTCGGCCTGCCGGCCGAGGGGTCGCGAGCCGACGGGAGCGACCGCCTCACCGGCGAGGAGCGCGAGGCGGCGGTCCTGGCGCCGGTCGTCACCCGCGACGGCGCCGACCACGTCCTGTTCACCAAGCGCGCCGACCACCTCCCGGACCACCCCGGGCAGATGAGCTTCCCCGGCGGCGGCCGCGAACCCGAGGACGCGGACCTGCTCGCCACCGCGCTCCGGGAGGCCGACGAGGAGGTCGGGCTCCGGCCCGACGAGGCCGAGGTCGTCGGCCGGCTCGACGACATCCGGACGATCACCGACTACCTCGTCCGCCCGTTCGTCGCCCGCGTCGCCGACCGCGAGTACCTGCCCGGCGACGGGGAGGTCGCCGAGGTGGCCGTCCTCCCCGTCGCCGGACTCGTCGACCCCGACAACTACGAGAGCGAGCGCCGCGACCACCCCCACTACGGCGAGATCCGACTGCACTTCTTCCGCGTCGACGGGTTCACCGTCTGGGGCGCCACAGCCAACATGCTCGTCCAGCTGCTGGAGTTGACCACCGACTGGGACCTCCCTCCGGAGCCCGACCGGACCGTCGACGCCGACGTCGACCTCCCCGGGTGA
- a CDS encoding MGMT family protein: protein MNEEAGIYARESSYLDRHVQFGEAQGRVLSLSFPNAPDDDAAVDHALLDRIEEYLAGGDDDFTDVTVALTVPTDRRAVLEAVREIPHGEQVNVAQLVRMTAEGDPDDEEDVRTARSALADNPAPLLIPDHRVRDGPSAAPAEVEQRLRSLEGL, encoded by the coding sequence ATGAACGAGGAGGCGGGGATCTACGCGCGGGAGTCATCGTATCTCGACCGACACGTCCAGTTCGGAGAAGCGCAGGGACGGGTACTCTCGCTGTCGTTCCCGAACGCGCCCGACGACGACGCGGCCGTCGACCACGCACTGCTCGACCGGATCGAGGAGTACCTCGCCGGCGGGGACGACGACTTCACCGACGTGACCGTCGCGCTGACGGTCCCGACCGACCGCCGTGCGGTGCTCGAGGCGGTCCGGGAGATTCCCCACGGCGAACAGGTGAACGTCGCCCAGCTCGTCCGGATGACGGCCGAGGGCGACCCCGACGACGAGGAAGACGTGCGCACCGCTCGCAGCGCGCTGGCCGACAACCCCGCGCCGCTGCTCATCCCGGACCACCGCGTCCGCGACGGTCCCAGCGCCGCCCCTGCGGAGGTCGAACAGCGCCTGCGCTCGCTCGAAGGGCTCTAA
- a CDS encoding CPBP family intramembrane glutamic endopeptidase — protein sequence MTLSPAVGRALQTLPVPETDLAGFAWLVAVVLAGFLILARLSQGVADGDEADGDHGDDDSSPERPHSTGQTGFGGREINAAERGITGDGDRDGDEDAPESSPVAHPLAPDGALGPTEDADRLRDADGGAADRPVEPAVARNVREDPAMSPGLLLLNVALTQGLFGAILAGGVWYFGVPLDVLGVGGDALSTGLPALLVGVVFGVVLWVGNELASGLAAASGADYDEGLRELLAPEGVRGWGLLLGATLPTIAVVEEFVFRAAVVGAVTPAAGTSPWVLAVVSSVAFALGHGAQGRVGVLVTGGLGFALAAGFVLTDSLLVVVVAHYLVNALEFLAHEGLGLPDPVWS from the coding sequence GTGACGCTCTCGCCGGCCGTCGGTCGCGCCCTCCAGACGCTGCCCGTCCCCGAGACGGATCTGGCCGGGTTCGCCTGGCTCGTCGCCGTCGTCCTGGCGGGCTTTCTGATACTCGCGCGGCTCTCGCAGGGCGTCGCCGACGGCGACGAGGCGGACGGCGACCACGGGGACGACGATTCGAGCCCCGAGCGGCCGCATTCGACGGGACAGACGGGATTCGGCGGTCGCGAGATAAACGCGGCCGAACGGGGGATCACCGGTGACGGCGACCGCGACGGGGACGAAGACGCGCCGGAGTCGTCGCCGGTCGCGCACCCGCTGGCGCCCGACGGGGCGCTGGGGCCGACCGAGGACGCCGATCGGCTCCGCGACGCCGACGGGGGCGCGGCGGATCGCCCGGTCGAACCCGCCGTCGCACGCAACGTCCGGGAGGACCCGGCGATGTCGCCCGGTTTGCTCCTGCTGAACGTGGCGCTCACGCAGGGGCTGTTCGGCGCGATCCTCGCGGGCGGGGTCTGGTACTTCGGCGTTCCGCTGGACGTACTGGGAGTCGGCGGCGACGCGCTCTCGACGGGGCTGCCGGCGCTTCTGGTCGGTGTCGTCTTCGGAGTCGTCCTCTGGGTCGGCAACGAACTCGCCTCCGGGCTGGCGGCGGCCTCGGGCGCGGACTACGACGAGGGACTGCGCGAGCTACTCGCGCCGGAGGGGGTCCGCGGCTGGGGGCTGTTGCTGGGGGCGACGCTGCCGACCATCGCGGTGGTCGAGGAGTTCGTCTTCCGGGCGGCGGTCGTCGGCGCGGTGACGCCGGCGGCCGGTACCTCCCCCTGGGTTCTCGCCGTCGTCTCCTCGGTCGCGTTCGCGCTCGGCCACGGCGCCCAGGGTCGCGTGGGCGTGCTCGTCACCGGCGGCCTGGGCTTCGCGCTCGCGGCCGGGTTCGTCCTGACCGATAGCCTGCTCGTCGTCGTCGTCGCCCACTACCTCGTCAACGCGCTGGAGTTTCTGGCTCACGAGGGACTGGGCCTCCCCGACCCGGTGTGGTCCTGA
- the lonB gene encoding ATP-dependent protease LonB, with product MSENIDTDDPSADDADETEEVGVAEEAPDSTPDERGEEPGPSADAEGGDESGTDESGDGESAVAVDGDDSLGSTVEIDDEAVVKDADEAADEDLLGGLDIETTADIEVPDRLVDQVIGQDHARDVVLKAAKQRRHVMMIGSPGTGKSMLAKAMSQLLPKEELQDVLVYHNPDDGNEPKIRTVPAGKGEQIVDAHKEEARKRNQMRSFLMWIIIAIIIGYALLIQGSVLLGILAAGVVYLAFRYGSRGNDAMIPNLLVNNANQQTAPFEDATGAHAGALLGDVRHDPFQSGGMETPSHDRVEAGDIHKANKGVLFVDEINTLDIRSQQKLMTAIQEGEFSITGQSERSSGAMVQTEPVPTDFIIVAAGNLDAMENMHPALRSRIKGYGYEVYMDDTIDDEPEMRRKYSRFVAQEVEKDGRLPHYTEEAVEEVILEARRRSGRKGHLSLKLRDLGGLVRVAGDIARAEDKEFTEREDVLQAKKRSRSIEQQLADNYIERRKDYELTVNQGDVVGRVNGLAVMGEDSGIVLPVMAEVTPSQGPGQVIATGQLKEMAEEAVQNVSAIIKKFSDEDISERDVHIQFVQAGEGGVDGDSASITVATAVISALEDVPVEQNLAMTGSLSVRGDVLPVGGVTHKIEAAAKSGLDTVIIPKANEQDVMIEDEFKDQIEIVPVQHISEVLEVALAGEPEKDGLVDRLKSITGKALEQREVGQTGGSPSPQ from the coding sequence ATGAGTGAGAATATCGACACCGACGATCCGTCCGCAGACGACGCGGACGAGACCGAGGAGGTCGGCGTGGCCGAGGAGGCGCCGGACTCGACCCCCGACGAGCGGGGCGAAGAGCCGGGGCCGTCGGCCGACGCCGAGGGCGGCGACGAGTCGGGTACCGACGAGTCCGGGGACGGCGAGTCCGCCGTCGCGGTCGACGGCGACGACAGTCTCGGCAGCACGGTCGAGATCGACGACGAGGCCGTCGTCAAGGACGCCGACGAGGCCGCCGACGAGGACCTGCTCGGCGGGCTCGACATCGAGACCACGGCGGACATCGAGGTGCCCGACCGGCTGGTCGACCAGGTCATCGGACAGGACCACGCCCGCGACGTGGTGCTGAAGGCGGCCAAACAGCGCCGCCACGTGATGATGATCGGCTCGCCGGGGACGGGCAAGTCGATGCTGGCGAAGGCGATGAGCCAGCTGCTCCCCAAGGAGGAGCTGCAGGACGTGCTCGTCTACCACAACCCCGACGACGGCAACGAGCCGAAGATCCGCACCGTGCCGGCGGGGAAGGGCGAACAGATCGTCGACGCGCACAAGGAGGAGGCGCGCAAGCGCAACCAGATGCGGTCGTTCCTGATGTGGATCATCATCGCGATCATCATCGGGTACGCGCTGCTCATCCAGGGGTCGGTCCTCCTGGGTATCCTCGCGGCCGGCGTCGTCTATCTCGCCTTCCGCTACGGCTCGCGGGGCAACGACGCGATGATCCCGAACCTGCTGGTCAACAACGCCAACCAGCAGACCGCGCCGTTCGAGGACGCCACCGGCGCCCACGCCGGCGCGCTGCTGGGCGACGTGCGCCACGACCCGTTCCAGTCCGGCGGCATGGAGACGCCCAGCCACGACCGCGTCGAGGCCGGCGACATCCACAAGGCCAACAAGGGCGTGCTGTTCGTCGACGAGATCAACACGCTCGACATCCGCAGCCAGCAGAAGCTGATGACGGCCATCCAGGAGGGCGAGTTCTCGATCACGGGCCAGTCCGAGCGCTCCTCGGGCGCGATGGTCCAGACCGAGCCCGTCCCGACGGACTTCATCATCGTCGCGGCCGGGAACCTCGACGCCATGGAGAACATGCACCCGGCCCTGCGCTCGCGTATCAAGGGGTACGGGTACGAGGTGTACATGGACGACACCATCGACGACGAGCCCGAGATGCGCCGGAAGTACTCCCGGTTCGTCGCCCAGGAGGTCGAGAAGGACGGCCGTCTGCCCCACTACACCGAGGAGGCCGTCGAGGAGGTCATCCTCGAGGCTCGCCGCCGTTCCGGCCGCAAGGGCCACCTCTCGCTGAAGCTCCGTGACCTCGGTGGGCTGGTCCGCGTCGCGGGCGACATCGCCCGCGCCGAGGACAAGGAGTTCACCGAACGGGAGGACGTGCTCCAGGCGAAAAAGCGCTCCCGGTCGATCGAGCAACAGCTCGCGGACAACTACATCGAACGGCGCAAGGACTACGAGCTCACCGTCAACCAGGGCGACGTGGTCGGCCGCGTCAACGGCCTCGCGGTCATGGGCGAGGACAGCGGGATCGTCCTCCCGGTCATGGCCGAGGTCACGCCGTCGCAGGGCCCCGGTCAGGTCATCGCGACCGGTCAGCTCAAGGAGATGGCCGAGGAGGCGGTCCAGAACGTCTCGGCTATCATCAAGAAGTTCAGCGACGAGGACATCTCCGAGCGGGACGTCCACATCCAGTTCGTCCAGGCCGGGGAGGGCGGCGTCGACGGCGACTCCGCCTCCATCACGGTCGCGACGGCCGTCATAAGCGCGCTGGAAGACGTGCCCGTCGAGCAGAACCTCGCGATGACCGGCTCGCTGTCGGTCCGCGGGGACGTGCTCCCGGTCGGCGGCGTCACGCACAAGATCGAGGCGGCGGCGAAGTCCGGCCTCGACACGGTCATCATCCCCAAGGCCAACGAGCAGGACGTGATGATCGAGGACGAGTTCAAAGACCAGATCGAGATCGTCCCCGTCCAGCACATCTCCGAGGTGCTGGAGGTCGCGCTGGCGGGCGAGCCCGAGAAGGACGGGCTCGTCGACCGCCTCAAGTCCATCACGGGCAAGGCGCTCGAACAGCGCGAGGTCGGTCAGACCGGCGGTTCGCCGAGCCCGCAGTAG
- a CDS encoding nicotinamide-nucleotide adenylyltransferase, translating into MTRGFYIGRFQPFHNGHRAMVDHIVDEVDELVLGIGSADVSHTVRNPFTAGERVMMVSKAVRDVDVPTYVVPIEDIDRNAVWVSHIQSMSPSFDVAYSNNPLVVQLFEERGIEVRDSPMFDRDRLEGSDIRDRMLADDTWTDRVPDVVAEVIDEFSGVQRLRTIAKDDVSERWESGEDD; encoded by the coding sequence ATGACGCGCGGGTTCTACATCGGGCGCTTCCAGCCGTTCCACAACGGCCACCGGGCGATGGTCGACCACATCGTCGACGAGGTGGACGAACTCGTCCTCGGCATCGGGAGCGCGGACGTGTCCCACACCGTCCGCAACCCCTTCACCGCGGGCGAACGCGTGATGATGGTGAGCAAGGCCGTCCGCGACGTGGACGTGCCCACCTACGTCGTCCCCATCGAGGACATCGACCGCAACGCCGTCTGGGTCAGCCACATCCAGAGCATGTCCCCGTCCTTCGACGTGGCGTACTCGAACAACCCGCTGGTCGTCCAGCTGTTCGAGGAACGGGGCATCGAGGTGCGCGACTCCCCCATGTTCGACCGCGACCGCCTGGAGGGCAGCGACATCCGCGACCGGATGCTCGCCGACGACACCTGGACCGACCGCGTCCCCGACGTGGTCGCCGAGGTGATCGACGAGTTCAGCGGCGTCCAGCGACTCCGGACGATCGCTAAGGACGACGTCTCCGAGCGCTGGGAGAGCGGCGAGGACGACTGA
- a CDS encoding APC family permease yields MSSEQLGLTESVSMALGGMIGGGIYAVLGVVTGITGPATWVSFCLAGVVAACAGYSYNALNDVDDENQGGSVSFVQSFVGNSTLAGMAGWTLLFGYVGSMAMYAFAFGEFTVALGGVPDSVGAVPLRPVVSVAAVAGFVGLNLLGAQATGSAENVLVAAKVGVLVAFGVGGIAYVALGSDGATLSLGFSRLTSFGPVVAAAVSFVAFQGWQLLFYDQESIENPVETIRKAVYVSIPVAVLIYGMVAVVTIALAPEALRSHPHTALADAAGAITESFGLRRAGALVISLSALFSTGSAINATLFSTGHFAKGMLSDDLLPDRIGDSEAEGIPTRTLLVLGGVTAAFAAIGSLGGITAFASVAFIVVFGSMSYLALRERDRDRIDPVPPAVGLVGTAAFLPLLFWHLYTNQRHTFYVVVVVSVVAVAVELLYFERDAIEEEVESVEPEFVEERSPFR; encoded by the coding sequence GTGTCCAGCGAGCAACTCGGCCTCACCGAGAGCGTGTCGATGGCGCTGGGCGGCATGATCGGCGGTGGGATCTACGCCGTCCTGGGCGTGGTCACCGGGATCACCGGCCCGGCGACGTGGGTATCGTTCTGCCTCGCGGGCGTGGTCGCCGCCTGCGCGGGCTACTCCTACAACGCGCTCAACGACGTGGACGACGAGAATCAGGGCGGGTCGGTCTCGTTCGTCCAGTCGTTCGTCGGCAACTCCACGCTCGCGGGGATGGCCGGCTGGACGCTCCTCTTCGGCTACGTCGGGTCGATGGCGATGTACGCCTTCGCCTTCGGCGAGTTCACCGTCGCCTTGGGCGGCGTCCCCGACAGCGTCGGCGCGGTCCCGCTCCGACCGGTCGTCTCCGTGGCCGCCGTCGCCGGGTTCGTCGGGTTGAACCTGCTGGGCGCGCAAGCGACCGGGAGCGCCGAGAACGTCCTCGTCGCCGCGAAGGTGGGCGTCCTCGTCGCCTTCGGCGTCGGCGGCATCGCCTACGTCGCCCTCGGCTCCGACGGCGCGACGCTCTCGCTCGGGTTCTCCCGGCTCACCTCGTTCGGGCCGGTCGTCGCGGCGGCGGTCTCGTTCGTCGCCTTCCAGGGGTGGCAGCTGCTCTTCTACGACCAGGAGAGCATCGAGAACCCCGTCGAGACCATCCGGAAGGCGGTGTACGTCTCGATCCCGGTGGCGGTACTCATCTACGGGATGGTCGCCGTCGTCACCATCGCGCTGGCGCCCGAGGCGCTGCGGTCGCACCCCCACACGGCGCTGGCGGACGCCGCCGGCGCGATCACGGAGTCGTTCGGGCTACGGCGGGCCGGCGCGCTCGTCATCTCGCTGTCGGCGCTGTTCTCGACGGGGTCGGCGATCAACGCGACGCTGTTCTCGACGGGTCACTTCGCGAAGGGGATGCTCTCCGACGACCTGCTCCCCGACCGGATCGGGGACTCGGAAGCCGAGGGGATCCCGACACGGACGCTGCTCGTCCTCGGGGGCGTCACGGCGGCGTTCGCGGCGATCGGGAGTCTCGGCGGGATCACCGCCTTCGCCTCGGTCGCGTTCATTGTCGTCTTCGGGTCGATGAGCTACCTCGCGCTGCGCGAGCGCGACCGCGACCGGATCGACCCCGTCCCGCCCGCCGTCGGACTGGTCGGGACGGCCGCGTTCCTGCCGCTCCTCTTCTGGCACCTCTACACGAACCAGCGCCACACGTTCTACGTCGTGGTGGTCGTCTCGGTCGTCGCCGTCGCCGTCGAGTTGCTGTACTTCGAGCGCGACGCGATCGAGGAGGAGGTCGAGTCGGTCGAACCCGAGTTCGTCGAGGAGCGGTCGCCGTTCCGGTAG
- the thsA gene encoding thermosome subunit alpha: MGGQPMFILNEDSERTQGKDAQSSNITAGKAVSESVRTTLGPRGMDKMLVSDGGDVVITNDGATILDEMDIEHPAAQMISEVAETQETEVGDGTTTAAVLAGELLSQAEDLLDDDVHPTTIVEGYYAALSMAHEAIDEIKLDEELDDDLLETVARSSMTGKGTGDVSAERLAETVVDAVRRVADDDGVVRDNITVYTQTGSSSSATRLVDGVLVDEEPVHDNMPTSFEDPQIAFVNDDIEVQEASIDAEYNVSSVDDLNTAIEAEESELRGYAEHVLDLGVDVLFVDGDVADQVAAILAKNGVAAFEVGDDEGDELAHATGLSRAAGVNELEADDLGSAGSISVEKFGDDYVTFVEDGAAGQSVTVFARGGTEHVTDELERVLGDALDVVTAALDKGGVVPGAGATEIAVADHIRSEAASVEGRKQLAVEAFADAVDVLPRTLAENTGMDPIDALVDLRAEYESEGIAGIISEGQTGVIDDPVELGVLDPVAVKDEAVESATEAATMIVRIDDVISAS; the protein is encoded by the coding sequence ATGGGTGGACAGCCGATGTTCATCCTCAACGAGGACAGTGAACGCACGCAAGGCAAGGACGCTCAGAGCTCCAACATCACGGCCGGGAAGGCCGTCAGCGAGTCCGTACGGACCACACTCGGTCCGCGCGGCATGGACAAGATGCTCGTCTCCGACGGCGGCGACGTCGTCATCACGAACGACGGCGCGACCATCCTTGACGAGATGGACATCGAGCACCCGGCCGCGCAGATGATCTCCGAGGTCGCCGAGACCCAGGAGACCGAGGTCGGCGACGGGACGACCACCGCCGCGGTGCTCGCCGGCGAGCTCCTCAGCCAGGCCGAGGACCTGCTCGACGACGACGTCCACCCGACGACCATCGTCGAAGGGTACTACGCCGCCCTCTCGATGGCCCACGAGGCCATCGACGAGATCAAGCTCGACGAGGAGCTCGACGACGACCTCCTCGAGACCGTCGCCCGCTCGTCGATGACCGGCAAGGGCACCGGCGACGTCTCCGCCGAGCGCCTCGCCGAGACCGTCGTCGACGCCGTCCGCCGCGTCGCCGACGACGACGGCGTCGTCCGCGACAACATCACCGTCTACACGCAGACGGGCTCGTCCTCGTCGGCGACCCGGCTGGTCGACGGCGTCCTCGTCGACGAGGAGCCGGTCCACGACAACATGCCGACCAGCTTCGAGGACCCGCAGATCGCCTTCGTCAACGACGACATCGAGGTCCAGGAGGCCTCCATCGACGCCGAGTACAACGTCTCCAGCGTCGACGACCTCAACACCGCCATCGAGGCCGAGGAGTCGGAACTCCGCGGCTACGCCGAGCACGTCCTCGATCTGGGCGTCGACGTGCTGTTCGTCGACGGCGACGTGGCCGACCAGGTCGCAGCGATCCTCGCGAAGAACGGCGTCGCCGCCTTCGAGGTCGGCGACGACGAGGGCGACGAGCTCGCCCACGCGACCGGCCTCTCGCGGGCCGCCGGCGTCAACGAGCTCGAAGCCGACGACCTCGGTTCCGCCGGCTCCATCAGCGTCGAGAAGTTCGGTGACGACTACGTCACCTTCGTCGAAGACGGCGCGGCCGGTCAGTCGGTCACCGTCTTCGCCCGCGGCGGCACCGAGCACGTCACCGACGAGCTCGAACGCGTCCTCGGCGACGCGCTCGACGTCGTGACGGCCGCCCTCGACAAGGGCGGCGTCGTCCCCGGCGCCGGCGCCACCGAGATCGCGGTCGCCGACCACATCCGTAGCGAGGCCGCCAGCGTCGAGGGCCGCAAGCAGCTGGCCGTCGAGGCCTTCGCCGACGCCGTCGACGTGCTCCCGCGCACGCTCGCCGAGAACACGGGCATGGACCCCATCGACGCGCTGGTCGACCTGCGCGCCGAGTACGAGAGCGAGGGCATCGCCGGCATCATCTCCGAGGGCCAGACCGGCGTCATCGACGACCCCGTCGAGCTGGGCGTCCTCGACCCCGTCGCCGTCAAGGACGAGGCCGTCGAGAGCGCCACCGAGGCCGCGACGATGATCGTCCGCATCGACGACGTCATCTCCGCGAGCTAA
- a CDS encoding amidohydrolase family protein, with protein MLELEHGFRVVDVHARLEPDEDRRQREGLGDPERLEREMHQAGVVRSLVFPSARDGNYLPANNAVARMSVGRPFVAVARIDGARDPGDTTAAKLRNLTARRGDHHTSPEDVEQYAYDDRFVGFKLHPARDGLPDEEVLAGLADVGLPTIVHGGRDFPPEAVEATLLEYDFPVVLAHFGGHPLDRELMERSIDMLDHSSSLYLDTSFVRYRDPLERAIMEHPDRVCFGSGSPAAHPNVAVMEVLTLDVPEDAMTKVFSNNPGRVFDALAPAGDG; from the coding sequence ATGCTGGAGCTGGAGCACGGGTTCCGGGTGGTCGACGTACACGCGCGGCTGGAGCCGGACGAGGACCGCCGTCAGCGGGAGGGGCTGGGTGACCCCGAACGGCTGGAGCGGGAGATGCACCAGGCCGGCGTCGTCCGGTCGCTGGTGTTCCCGAGCGCGCGCGACGGCAACTACCTCCCGGCGAACAACGCCGTCGCGCGGATGAGCGTCGGCCGGCCGTTCGTCGCCGTCGCCCGCATCGACGGCGCTCGCGACCCCGGAGACACGACCGCGGCGAAACTCCGGAACCTCACCGCCCGCCGCGGGGACCACCACACCTCCCCCGAGGACGTCGAGCAGTACGCCTACGACGACCGCTTCGTCGGCTTCAAACTCCACCCCGCTCGCGACGGGCTCCCCGACGAGGAAGTGCTGGCGGGACTGGCCGACGTGGGCCTGCCGACCATCGTCCACGGCGGCCGCGACTTCCCGCCCGAAGCGGTCGAGGCGACGCTGCTGGAGTACGACTTCCCGGTCGTCCTCGCCCACTTCGGCGGCCACCCGCTCGACCGGGAGCTGATGGAGCGCAGCATCGACATGCTCGACCACTCCTCGTCGCTGTATCTCGACACGAGCTTCGTCCGCTACCGCGACCCGCTGGAGCGGGCGATCATGGAACACCCCGACCGGGTCTGTTTCGGCAGCGGGTCGCCCGCTGCCCACCCCAACGTCGCGGTCATGGAAGTGCTCACCCTCGACGTGCCCGAGGACGCCATGACGAAGGTCTTCTCGAACAACCCCGGCCGCGTCTTCGACGCGCTCGCACCCGCCGGCGACGGGTGA